The proteins below are encoded in one region of Bacillus vallismortis:
- the yqbG gene encoding protein YqbG: MLITPADLKNYTVFDSVKDRSDSLLTQDIIEGIAEITYQVGHDFSGPEYDPLPETVRLALLKMAQYFALINSDESITKGYTTEKIGDYSYSLGNGSSIQKPDVYTLIKDYVVSSEPSLEGTEVKMRMRSI, encoded by the coding sequence GTGTTAATCACTCCTGCTGACCTTAAGAATTACACTGTTTTTGATTCTGTAAAGGATCGGTCTGATTCCCTTCTTACTCAGGACATCATAGAAGGTATAGCTGAAATAACCTATCAAGTTGGCCATGATTTTTCAGGCCCAGAATATGATCCGCTCCCTGAAACGGTTCGGCTGGCTTTATTAAAAATGGCGCAGTATTTCGCGTTAATTAATTCTGATGAGTCAATCACCAAAGGATATACAACCGAGAAGATCGGAGACTATTCATATTCTCTTGGAAACGGCAGCTCTATTCAAAAACCAGACGTCTACACACTCATTAAAGATTATGTTGTATCATCTGAGCCAAGTTTGGAAGGTACAGAAGTAAAAATGCGGATGAGGTCCATATGA
- a CDS encoding YqbF domain-containing protein, whose amino-acid sequence MYKAKLIKGKNYHVMDKVFKIGEEQPVSRKLYLYLKQNEAFEVNEVQDKKNGGEEPTHYTEDQLKGMHKPDHETIISNLGGNPSHFKNADERIAFILNQQENSGE is encoded by the coding sequence ATGTATAAAGCTAAACTCATTAAAGGCAAGAACTATCACGTAATGGACAAAGTCTTTAAAATCGGAGAAGAACAGCCGGTTTCAAGAAAATTGTATCTTTACTTGAAGCAAAACGAAGCCTTTGAAGTAAATGAGGTGCAAGACAAGAAAAATGGCGGAGAAGAGCCGACACATTATACAGAAGATCAATTGAAAGGTATGCACAAACCGGATCATGAAACCATTATTTCTAATCTTGGTGGCAATCCGTCTCACTTCAAAAACGCAGACGAAAGAATTGCCTTCATCCTTAATCAGCAAGAAAACAGCGGGGAGTGA
- a CDS encoding XkdF-like putative serine protease domain-containing protein — MPRELVNAKITHVSYVDKAANQKQFFFMKSEKQPDFQKEVKVIAKEADEQKLVYGIVYEPDTVDAHGDFMTAAEIEKAAHGFLKDAREIDKQHDFQGGVGAVVESYVAPADFEMNGETIKKGSWVLVTKASEEVWEEIKKGEITGYSMAGVADIAKQEEPVSPDEKGLFNFLKNFFAGNISLSKGAVQDKYDEGRKRREFWAAQDALNSALFKWDYSEGMETDPEKIREALQDFVNIAQEVLISNDILKAIGSKPEELQKAGRKFSASNLQEIKSAHTALGNLLSQVETEGEEEEMNAEDVAKSIAEALDPIKKQLAELEKDEDPKKKKDEEKAAEEEEAEKEAEKLKKAITDAVQPLADRIEAIEKSRGISKQDETTSETETQVNKSIWSGLL; from the coding sequence ATGCCAAGAGAATTGGTAAACGCCAAAATCACACATGTTTCTTATGTAGACAAGGCTGCTAATCAAAAGCAGTTCTTTTTTATGAAATCAGAAAAACAGCCGGACTTTCAAAAGGAAGTCAAGGTCATTGCAAAAGAAGCAGACGAGCAAAAACTTGTGTACGGTATCGTATATGAGCCTGATACAGTGGACGCTCACGGGGATTTCATGACAGCTGCAGAAATCGAAAAGGCCGCTCATGGATTCCTTAAAGATGCCCGTGAAATTGATAAGCAGCATGACTTTCAGGGGGGCGTTGGCGCGGTGGTAGAGTCCTATGTCGCACCCGCTGACTTTGAAATGAATGGGGAAACCATTAAAAAAGGATCCTGGGTCCTTGTGACAAAAGCCTCCGAGGAAGTATGGGAGGAAATTAAGAAAGGCGAGATCACCGGTTATTCCATGGCTGGTGTAGCTGATATAGCAAAACAAGAAGAGCCTGTTTCTCCAGACGAGAAAGGGCTTTTTAATTTTCTCAAAAACTTCTTTGCCGGGAATATCAGCCTTTCTAAAGGCGCTGTACAGGACAAGTATGATGAAGGACGTAAACGCCGTGAGTTTTGGGCGGCACAAGATGCGTTAAACTCTGCTTTATTCAAATGGGATTACTCCGAAGGTATGGAGACGGATCCCGAAAAAATCAGAGAAGCCTTGCAAGACTTTGTGAATATCGCTCAGGAAGTGTTGATCTCTAATGACATATTGAAAGCGATCGGATCAAAGCCTGAAGAACTGCAAAAAGCCGGCCGGAAATTCTCGGCTTCAAACTTACAAGAAATTAAAAGCGCTCATACCGCTCTCGGCAATTTGCTGAGTCAGGTGGAGACGGAAGGAGAGGAAGAAGAAATGAACGCAGAAGATGTAGCAAAATCCATTGCAGAAGCATTAGATCCAATTAAGAAGCAGCTCGCAGAATTAGAAAAAGATGAGGATCCTAAAAAGAAGAAAGACGAAGAAAAAGCAGCTGAGGAAGAAGAGGCTGAAAAAGAAGCTGAGAAGTTGAAAAAAGCTATTACTGATGCTGTTCAACCGCTCGCTGATCGTATTGAAGCGATTGAAAAAAGCCGCGGAATTTCCAAGCAAGATGAAACAACTTCCGAAACTGAAACACAAGTTAATAAATCAATCTGGTCAGGGCTCCTTTAA
- a CDS encoding phage portal protein, with product MSKSTVKARVFKAAPPTETTKQIYKDEFEDMYGENIIPPPYNLKELKHIAEYSTILQQCVDAYKTNIVGFGFEMKYSKDINSDEVDSAEKTAADKEWQQLEEFIKYIHFDESAETLLGFSIEDREKTGNGYIEVIRNGSGKPAGIEHMASEYVRVCSLSEPIEVPYNYFESGTLKKIRRQKRFRKYVQIVNGKRVFFKEYGDPRILNSETGEYSDKTPFDKQANEVVHFKIGSGAYGKPRWIGHIVNLYGARKAEELNFMYFKQGRHVPAAITIENGMLSEDSYKQLQDYMNGLEGVENAHKFLLLEAEGIAKGKNIEGDEEITPVKVEIKSLAEILQQDALFLEYDQKSRDKLRSAFRLPPLYTGEAQDYNKATADTARKITEEQVFQPERKLITGKLNALFLNDLEIHKVELQLKGPDFRDPIEIAKVLTPFINAGAVSPNDLRDLAGRILGKTLEEWPEEEYSRPIGKNTAAPASDPLAALFKSKSGTPNVIGILKDMRDVLEDLKR from the coding sequence ATGAGTAAATCTACAGTTAAAGCGCGAGTATTTAAAGCTGCTCCGCCTACTGAAACAACAAAACAGATTTATAAAGATGAATTTGAAGATATGTACGGAGAAAATATCATACCCCCGCCGTATAACCTTAAAGAGCTTAAACACATCGCAGAGTATTCGACGATCTTACAGCAGTGTGTCGATGCGTACAAGACCAATATAGTGGGCTTCGGCTTCGAGATGAAATACTCAAAGGATATCAATTCTGATGAAGTGGATTCTGCAGAAAAAACGGCAGCGGATAAAGAGTGGCAGCAACTTGAAGAATTCATTAAGTATATTCATTTTGATGAATCAGCTGAAACATTATTGGGTTTTAGCATAGAAGACCGGGAAAAGACCGGTAATGGATATATCGAAGTAATACGAAACGGGAGCGGGAAACCGGCTGGCATTGAACATATGGCATCTGAATATGTCCGAGTTTGCTCATTATCAGAACCTATTGAGGTTCCATACAATTATTTTGAGTCAGGTACGTTAAAGAAGATCCGGCGTCAAAAACGCTTCCGGAAATATGTGCAGATCGTCAATGGCAAAAGGGTGTTTTTCAAAGAATACGGAGATCCTCGAATCTTGAATTCCGAAACAGGAGAATATAGCGACAAAACTCCTTTTGATAAACAGGCCAATGAGGTTGTGCATTTTAAAATAGGGAGCGGAGCATACGGGAAGCCGCGGTGGATTGGCCACATTGTCAATTTATACGGCGCGCGTAAGGCTGAAGAGTTGAATTTCATGTACTTCAAACAGGGCCGGCACGTTCCCGCTGCTATAACCATTGAAAATGGAATGCTCTCTGAAGACTCATATAAGCAGCTGCAGGACTATATGAACGGTCTTGAAGGTGTGGAAAACGCTCATAAGTTTCTTTTGCTTGAAGCGGAAGGGATAGCCAAGGGGAAAAACATTGAAGGTGATGAGGAAATCACACCAGTTAAAGTTGAAATCAAGTCATTGGCTGAAATCCTTCAGCAAGATGCGTTATTCCTGGAATATGACCAAAAGAGCAGGGACAAGCTCCGCTCTGCCTTCCGGTTGCCGCCGCTCTATACTGGCGAAGCCCAGGACTATAACAAGGCGACAGCTGACACGGCCAGAAAGATCACTGAGGAACAAGTATTTCAGCCGGAAAGAAAATTAATCACAGGTAAGCTGAACGCTTTATTCTTAAATGATCTTGAAATTCATAAGGTCGAGCTGCAGTTAAAAGGACCGGATTTCCGGGATCCTATCGAGATAGCAAAGGTTCTGACTCCTTTTATTAATGCTGGCGCAGTCTCACCGAATGATCTGCGTGATCTTGCTGGACGTATTCTTGGTAAGACACTTGAAGAATGGCCAGAGGAAGAGTACAGCAGGCCGATAGGTAAAAATACCGCGGCGCCCGCTTCTGATCCGTTGGCTGCGCTCTTTAAGTCTAAAAGCGGCACTCCTAATGTCATCGGCATACTAAAAGACATGCGGGATGTTCTGGAGGATCTAAAGCGATGA
- a CDS encoding PBSX family phage terminase large subunit, whose protein sequence is MINKEVNPHFEDFLFDWNQKFQFLVGGYGSSKSYHVALKIVLKLLEEKRTVLVVREVYDTHRDSTFSLFDEIINDLEIDHIVRCVSSPMQIRFPNGGRIIFKGLDKPAKLKSINNVSLIWIEECSEVKYEGFKELLGRLRHPTLPLHMILSTNPVGEDNWTYKHFFKDDRQKRFVLDDKELYEKRTVVINDTYYHHSTADDNLFLPKSYVKQLDEMKEYDPDLYRIARKGHFGVNGVRVLPQFEERSHEEVMTAIANINRPLKRVGMDFGFEESYNAVVRLAVDHEKKYLYIYWEYYKNGMTDDQTAEELSEFTETKELIKADSAEPKTIRYFQRQGFNMVGAHKYKGSRLQYTKKIKRFKKIICSDRCENTIYELKPLTYAKDKLGHIIEDEFTIDPHTLSAIWYALDDYEVTDLKEESKGRPKRSRPRSRERG, encoded by the coding sequence ATGATTAACAAGGAAGTAAATCCACACTTTGAAGATTTTCTTTTTGACTGGAATCAAAAGTTTCAGTTTCTAGTCGGCGGTTATGGATCCTCGAAGAGTTATCATGTGGCACTCAAGATTGTTCTTAAATTACTGGAAGAGAAGCGGACCGTTCTTGTCGTGAGGGAAGTATACGACACGCATAGGGACTCAACCTTTTCCCTCTTTGATGAAATTATCAATGACCTTGAGATCGATCATATTGTTAGATGCGTTTCTTCACCAATGCAGATCCGCTTTCCAAACGGCGGTCGGATCATATTTAAAGGGCTGGATAAGCCGGCCAAACTGAAATCGATCAATAACGTTTCTCTCATATGGATTGAGGAATGTTCTGAGGTGAAGTATGAGGGGTTCAAGGAGCTGCTTGGACGTCTGCGTCACCCAACATTGCCGCTTCATATGATTCTTTCAACAAACCCGGTCGGAGAAGATAACTGGACATATAAACATTTCTTCAAAGATGACCGCCAAAAACGGTTTGTGCTCGACGATAAAGAGCTATACGAAAAGCGGACTGTCGTAATTAACGACACCTATTATCACCACTCAACAGCGGACGATAATTTATTTCTTCCGAAAAGCTATGTGAAGCAGCTCGATGAAATGAAAGAATACGATCCAGACCTTTACCGAATTGCGCGGAAAGGTCATTTTGGCGTGAATGGGGTTCGTGTGCTGCCGCAGTTTGAAGAGCGGTCACATGAAGAGGTTATGACAGCAATCGCTAATATTAATCGACCGCTTAAGCGGGTAGGCATGGACTTTGGTTTTGAGGAGTCGTATAACGCCGTTGTCCGGCTCGCTGTGGACCATGAAAAGAAATACCTTTATATCTATTGGGAGTATTACAAAAATGGAATGACGGACGATCAGACGGCCGAAGAACTCAGTGAATTTACTGAGACTAAGGAATTAATAAAGGCGGACTCAGCGGAGCCCAAAACGATCCGTTATTTTCAACGGCAAGGATTCAACATGGTGGGCGCCCACAAATATAAAGGATCCCGCCTTCAATATACAAAGAAGATCAAGCGGTTCAAGAAAATTATTTGTTCTGATCGATGTGAGAATACGATCTATGAACTGAAGCCGCTCACCTACGCTAAAGATAAGCTGGGCCATATCATAGAAGACGAGTTCACCATAGACCCGCATACACTTTCAGCGATATGGTACGCGCTTGATGATTACGAGGTAACCGATTTGAAAGAAGAATCAAAAGGAAGACCTAAACGGTCAAGACCACGAAGCAGAGAAAGGGGGTAA
- a CDS encoding phage head morphogenesis protein has protein sequence MNKTDKLLESLNLFIQKAEEDEREKIVEVVPDFPGLSKIPDFVEEYEKGIARLLRRQRKKFLDGLNGFIGKDSKETLETLLVFFTQNLFAEDDFEEEFQELTEGFLQQTVEELAGVIMDSLDPDVPFEALSTRAADWIKGWSEKLAKIMKLNTHEAVENVLTDAIENGSSIQDIELTLKDMPQFDRDRARTTAITEVLAASSAAQHESYAQSPAVKKKKWRHSGGKKNNPRENHIDLDGTVIGVDEEFQIPGSSETCMFPRDSKLSAGERVHCHCVLSPVVDNDILGLSPEEKEEIRREALANMELNSIISISN, from the coding sequence ATGAACAAAACGGATAAGCTGCTGGAAAGTTTAAATCTCTTTATTCAAAAAGCCGAGGAAGATGAGAGAGAGAAGATCGTGGAGGTCGTACCTGATTTCCCCGGCCTGTCTAAGATACCCGATTTTGTCGAAGAATATGAAAAAGGCATCGCCAGATTGCTCAGACGCCAGCGTAAGAAGTTTTTAGATGGTCTGAATGGTTTTATAGGTAAAGACTCAAAAGAGACGCTGGAAACTCTTCTGGTGTTTTTTACGCAGAACTTATTTGCAGAAGATGACTTCGAGGAAGAATTTCAGGAGCTTACCGAGGGATTTCTGCAGCAGACCGTTGAGGAACTGGCCGGAGTGATCATGGATTCATTGGATCCGGATGTCCCATTTGAAGCTTTATCTACCAGGGCAGCGGATTGGATCAAAGGTTGGTCTGAAAAGTTGGCCAAGATCATGAAGCTGAATACTCATGAAGCAGTGGAAAACGTACTGACAGATGCCATTGAGAACGGTTCGTCCATACAGGACATTGAGCTGACGCTCAAAGACATGCCGCAGTTTGATAGGGACCGGGCACGTACCACGGCCATAACTGAAGTGCTTGCAGCTTCCTCTGCCGCGCAGCATGAATCTTATGCACAATCGCCGGCAGTAAAGAAAAAGAAATGGCGGCACAGCGGAGGAAAGAAGAACAACCCGCGTGAAAATCACATCGATCTTGATGGTACAGTTATTGGAGTAGATGAAGAATTCCAGATACCAGGTAGCAGTGAGACTTGCATGTTTCCGAGGGATTCTAAACTGTCAGCAGGCGAGCGGGTACATTGCCATTGTGTTTTATCCCCGGTTGTAGATAACGATATTTTAGGCTTATCGCCTGAAGAAAAAGAAGAGATTCGAAGAGAAGCCTTAGCAAACATGGAATTAAATAGTATAATCTCCATATCAAACTAG
- a CDS encoding phage tail terminator family protein, whose protein sequence is MNQEVGSIMGYLYKLYPVQVYSQEIPQDFVVPSLYLPPASTVDGVDTVSTFQKSYVLNVKLFHKNAQEAHNEAERIADTLRSKRGLIPLIRESGEDTGNFIRLSRIETRISDDYASIVLNWTSRYWYEREQHPSLENFDFTSGVK, encoded by the coding sequence ATGAATCAAGAAGTGGGCTCAATTATGGGCTACCTATACAAACTGTATCCTGTACAAGTGTATAGTCAAGAAATACCGCAGGATTTTGTTGTCCCATCTCTTTACCTTCCACCGGCTTCCACAGTCGATGGGGTGGACACAGTATCTACGTTTCAAAAATCCTATGTTTTAAACGTGAAACTCTTTCACAAAAACGCGCAGGAGGCACATAACGAGGCGGAAAGGATTGCGGATACACTTAGGAGTAAGAGAGGATTAATTCCGCTCATACGGGAATCTGGTGAAGATACGGGTAATTTTATTCGCTTATCACGTATAGAAACCCGTATCTCAGATGATTATGCGAGCATTGTCTTAAATTGGACGAGTCGCTATTGGTATGAACGAGAACAGCATCCTTCTCTTGAAAACTTTGATTTTACAAGCGGGGTGAAATGA
- a CDS encoding putative holin-like toxin: MTTYQAIYLMIAFGMFTVSLLTFIVALLSLLKKK; this comes from the coding sequence ATGACAACTTATCAAGCGATTTACTTAATGATTGCTTTCGGTATGTTCACCGTGAGCCTTCTGACGTTCATCGTTGCCTTGTTGTCGCTACTAAAGAAAAAATAG
- a CDS encoding phage tail tube protein gives MAFKAQNTISGKEGRLFLDGEELAFIKTFEANVEKNKSEVNVMGRRMTGHKTTGANGTGTATFYKVTSRFVQLMLNYVKKGEDPYFTLQAVLDDKSSGRGTERVTLYDVNFDSAKIAGLDVDSEALEEEVPFTFEDFDLPEQLKSTF, from the coding sequence GTGGCTTTTAAAGCACAGAATACGATATCTGGTAAAGAGGGACGCCTTTTCTTGGACGGTGAGGAACTGGCGTTTATCAAAACATTTGAAGCGAATGTGGAGAAAAATAAATCGGAAGTCAACGTTATGGGGCGCCGCATGACCGGTCATAAAACGACAGGCGCAAACGGTACAGGTACAGCGACATTTTATAAAGTCACATCCCGCTTTGTGCAGCTGATGCTTAATTATGTGAAAAAAGGTGAAGATCCGTATTTCACTCTGCAAGCGGTGCTTGATGATAAATCATCTGGCCGTGGGACTGAGCGGGTTACTCTCTATGATGTGAACTTTGATTCTGCAAAGATTGCAGGACTGGATGTGGATTCCGAAGCATTAGAAGAGGAAGTACCGTTTACCTTCGAGGACTTTGATCTTCCTGAACAGTTGAAATCAACATTCTAA
- a CDS encoding phage major capsid protein, with product MTNQEAIRKAEMTLSSLKSGGLMNPTQARAFIRMVQDTPTILKDSRVIQMDHDTQKIEKIGFGQRILRAAQEGKALADDQKAVPTTSTVNLSTKEVIAEIDITYDTLENNIEGEGLQDTIMQILAERAAVDIEELIVNGDTTSSDPFLAQINGIRKQAASHIVDAAGEELSRQIFKRGYKAVPPKYLRIPQEFRFYTSPGIEVEWKDRVADRQTSLGDAAVQGGLSSAFGVPVKGIANMQPYTIGEGDTASDVSDIILTHPKNIILGFSRNIRIEVDKDIRARKFIIVLTAKLDSTFEEEDAVAKIVKVKE from the coding sequence GTGACAAACCAAGAGGCAATTAGAAAAGCAGAAATGACGCTGTCTAGCTTAAAAAGCGGCGGTTTAATGAATCCTACACAGGCACGTGCATTTATTCGAATGGTTCAAGATACACCAACTATCCTGAAGGATTCTCGAGTTATTCAAATGGATCACGACACTCAGAAAATCGAAAAAATCGGGTTTGGCCAACGTATTTTAAGAGCAGCCCAAGAAGGAAAGGCTCTGGCTGATGATCAAAAGGCAGTACCGACAACAAGTACCGTCAACCTCAGCACAAAAGAAGTAATTGCAGAGATTGATATCACTTATGACACTCTCGAAAATAACATTGAAGGAGAAGGTCTCCAGGATACAATCATGCAAATTCTAGCGGAACGGGCCGCTGTTGATATTGAAGAGCTAATTGTCAATGGGGATACAACTTCATCTGATCCGTTTCTAGCTCAGATAAACGGAATCCGTAAACAAGCCGCTTCTCATATTGTTGACGCAGCGGGCGAAGAGTTGTCACGTCAAATCTTTAAACGCGGATATAAAGCTGTTCCGCCTAAATATTTGCGTATTCCGCAGGAGTTCCGCTTCTATACTTCTCCTGGTATTGAGGTTGAGTGGAAAGATCGTGTTGCTGATCGACAAACGAGCTTAGGGGACGCAGCTGTTCAAGGTGGGCTTTCTTCCGCTTTTGGTGTTCCGGTCAAGGGAATTGCGAACATGCAGCCTTATACGATTGGCGAAGGGGATACGGCTTCTGATGTTTCTGATATCATCCTTACACATCCGAAGAATATCATTCTAGGCTTCTCTCGTAATATCAGAATTGAAGTAGATAAAGATATTAGAGCGCGTAAATTTATCATCGTCCTGACAGCTAAGCTGGATAGCACATTCGAAGAGGAAGATGCTGTGGCTAAAATCGTGAAAGTGAAAGAGTAG
- a CDS encoding phage tail sheath family protein, whose translation MNGGTFTVGKEKERAGIYFNFKTTAEDRVSVGERGTVALPIASSWGEVKKFISISSIEDLNKKVGLNIDDPSLLLLREAMKKASTVLLYRLTEGLRAQADISEGVKATALYGGTKGNDIIIRITENVIDSSKVDVTTYLDQSEVDKQTVSKAEELKANKLVGFTGQGDLTVSIPLTGTAPEDVSGDLPASFGIRLSGGTDKTPTNADYTAFLEAAETEYFDTIALPVEDNEQLKATFVAFIKRLRDNQGLKVQGVLSNYKGDHEGIINVTGGVLLEDGTEITPEKATAWVAGASAGATFNQSLTFVEYAGAVDVLTRLDNDQVIQRLANGEFLFTYDSRDKSVSVEKDINSLTSLTAEKNKMFQKNKIVRVLDAINNDLTSQLKALIKSRKASGSDVPATNDGLQFVKTLITQYLSVLQDNGGITNFDSENDITIALNSDRDGFLIDLAVQPVDAAEKFYFNVEVK comes from the coding sequence ATGAACGGCGGAACATTTACAGTCGGTAAGGAAAAAGAGCGTGCCGGTATTTATTTTAACTTTAAAACGACCGCAGAGGATCGGGTATCAGTAGGCGAACGTGGAACAGTGGCGCTGCCGATAGCATCCAGCTGGGGAGAGGTTAAGAAATTCATTTCTATCTCTTCCATCGAGGATTTGAATAAAAAAGTGGGATTGAACATTGATGATCCTTCGTTGTTGCTTCTTCGTGAGGCAATGAAGAAGGCAAGTACAGTCTTGCTTTACCGTTTGACGGAGGGGCTGCGTGCTCAAGCAGACATTAGTGAAGGCGTAAAGGCAACCGCTCTTTATGGCGGGACTAAAGGAAATGACATCATTATCAGAATTACAGAAAACGTTATTGATTCTTCAAAAGTGGATGTCACAACCTATCTGGATCAGTCTGAAGTGGATAAACAAACAGTATCCAAAGCCGAGGAACTGAAAGCTAATAAGTTGGTCGGGTTTACGGGACAAGGGGATTTAACAGTTTCTATTCCACTAACAGGCACAGCTCCGGAGGACGTCAGCGGGGATCTTCCGGCATCTTTCGGGATCCGCTTGTCAGGTGGAACAGATAAGACACCGACAAATGCCGATTACACTGCTTTCTTAGAAGCGGCTGAAACTGAATACTTTGATACAATCGCGCTGCCTGTTGAGGATAATGAGCAATTGAAAGCGACGTTTGTCGCATTCATCAAACGTCTGAGAGACAATCAAGGCTTAAAGGTTCAAGGCGTACTCTCTAATTACAAAGGCGATCACGAAGGTATTATTAATGTCACAGGCGGGGTTCTGCTTGAAGATGGAACGGAGATCACTCCGGAAAAAGCCACTGCTTGGGTTGCCGGCGCCAGCGCGGGAGCGACGTTCAATCAGTCGCTGACGTTCGTAGAATATGCGGGAGCGGTGGACGTCCTTACTCGACTGGATAACGACCAGGTAATTCAGCGGCTGGCGAACGGGGAATTCCTGTTTACTTATGATTCTCGAGACAAATCTGTTTCTGTTGAGAAGGATATTAATTCTCTCACAAGTCTTACAGCTGAGAAGAATAAGATGTTCCAGAAAAACAAAATTGTGCGGGTGCTGGATGCAATCAATAATGACCTGACATCACAATTGAAAGCATTGATTAAGTCCCGTAAAGCGAGCGGCAGCGACGTTCCTGCTACAAATGACGGTCTTCAATTCGTGAAAACATTGATTACTCAATACTTGAGTGTTCTTCAAGATAACGGGGGCATTACCAATTTTGATTCAGAGAATGACATCACAATCGCCCTGAATAGCGATCGTGACGGTTTCCTGATTGATCTTGCTGTGCAGCCAGTTGATGCAGCTGAGAAATTCTACTTTAATGTGGAGGTGAAGTAA
- a CDS encoding YqbH/XkdH family protein has product MSYRSLLTHRCDVYHLQEKAENKKQSFGVPVEDVQPAFSYPEVPDIAGLPCYFTEKNQSIVQQEPNTAIYQSFLVHFPASADIRLNDRVIWEGTAYKLQKPRKIKNHHWEVTAVREVEYL; this is encoded by the coding sequence ATGAGCTATCGATCTTTATTAACTCATCGATGCGATGTTTATCACCTGCAGGAGAAAGCGGAAAACAAAAAACAATCCTTTGGGGTGCCGGTTGAAGATGTTCAGCCGGCTTTTTCATATCCTGAAGTTCCAGATATAGCGGGACTGCCGTGTTACTTCACAGAAAAGAACCAATCCATTGTGCAGCAGGAACCGAACACGGCCATATATCAATCATTTCTGGTCCATTTCCCAGCTTCTGCAGATATTCGCTTGAACGACAGGGTTATTTGGGAAGGTACAGCTTATAAATTACAAAAGCCGCGCAAGATCAAGAATCATCATTGGGAAGTGACGGCAGTCCGGGAGGTGGAATACTTATGA
- a CDS encoding HK97 gp10 family phage protein, which produces MKIRGLDQFIQSLDRASRGGMKRKYEQWLEAMGFEFLDTIQDEIIRTKTVDTRRLLNSFQKGDQDNIFSMTSGSLKLDVGTNLEYASYVNDGHFTIDPSKNQDRRWVPGRWKGERFEYDPAAKTGMLLKFQWVDGSGFWDNAMTIFELMFERSLERKLQQWIDEEF; this is translated from the coding sequence ATGAAAATTAGGGGTCTCGATCAGTTCATACAATCATTAGACCGGGCTTCTCGAGGGGGAATGAAGAGGAAATATGAGCAGTGGCTTGAAGCAATGGGTTTTGAGTTCTTAGATACCATCCAAGATGAGATTATCAGGACAAAGACCGTGGACACCCGCCGCTTGCTCAATTCCTTTCAGAAAGGTGACCAGGATAATATTTTTTCAATGACATCAGGCAGCTTAAAACTGGATGTCGGAACAAATCTGGAATACGCCTCATACGTGAATGACGGGCACTTTACAATTGATCCATCTAAAAATCAGGATCGCCGGTGGGTCCCCGGACGCTGGAAGGGTGAACGGTTCGAATATGATCCCGCTGCCAAAACCGGAATGCTGCTGAAATTCCAATGGGTTGATGGGTCCGGCTTTTGGGATAATGCTATGACCATCTTTGAACTAATGTTTGAGAGAAGTCTTGAGCGGAAGCTGCAGCAGTGGATCGATGAAGAATTTTAA